One Roseimaritima multifibrata DNA window includes the following coding sequences:
- a CDS encoding aminotransferase class IV has translation MSIGYFNGAWRPAAEITIGLDDLGFIQGVTAVERLRTYQGCLFETDAHLVRFERTLLAIGLDSADNELRSPALKRTLDQLLERNADWIQAAGEVGVTIFATPGRGLVANDGGPRKPTLGIVCTPLDQPTIQRRQRDGQVLVVTGVQQTPAESWPRDIKVRSRLHYYLADQEARCRSSGALGVLLDQDGGLTETSQANLAIVREGKIVSPPAERVLPGVTEQVVRRYAGRLGIEWREQNLPPSCLESVDEILLMGTTYGVWNGWMADRQPTVSHPGPVCEQLQNAFPDSRPPSGHTSIQSSL, from the coding sequence TTGAGCATTGGCTATTTCAACGGAGCCTGGCGACCGGCCGCGGAGATCACTATCGGTTTGGATGACCTGGGATTCATCCAAGGGGTCACGGCTGTCGAACGCCTGCGGACCTATCAGGGTTGTTTGTTTGAAACCGATGCACATCTTGTTCGATTTGAGCGAACCTTGTTGGCGATAGGACTCGATTCCGCTGACAATGAACTTCGCTCCCCTGCCCTAAAGCGAACGCTAGACCAATTGCTGGAACGCAACGCCGATTGGATTCAAGCCGCCGGCGAAGTCGGAGTCACGATCTTTGCGACTCCGGGACGTGGGTTGGTCGCCAACGATGGTGGGCCCCGCAAGCCCACATTGGGGATCGTCTGCACACCGCTGGATCAGCCGACGATTCAGCGTCGTCAGCGGGACGGGCAAGTGTTAGTCGTGACCGGCGTGCAGCAGACGCCGGCAGAAAGTTGGCCGCGAGACATCAAAGTGCGGTCTCGCCTGCATTACTACTTGGCCGATCAAGAAGCCCGTTGTCGATCATCTGGCGCCCTGGGAGTTTTGCTCGACCAGGACGGGGGGCTGACGGAAACCAGTCAGGCAAATCTAGCCATCGTTCGTGAAGGTAAGATTGTCTCGCCTCCGGCCGAACGGGTTCTACCCGGCGTGACCGAGCAGGTGGTACGCCGCTACGCCGGTCGGCTTGGGATCGAGTGGCGCGAACAGAATCTGCCACCAAGCTGTTTAGAATCGGTCGACGAGATCCTTCTCATGGGAACGACGTACGGGGTCTGGAACGGATGGATGGCCGATCGGCAACCGACCGTTTCCCACCCAGGGCCCGTCTGCGAACAGCTGCAAAACGCTTTCCCCGATTCTCGCCCACCGTCCGGTCACACCTCGATCCAGTCCTCCCTATAA
- a CDS encoding BBP7 family outer membrane beta-barrel protein translates to MNRNKLNWICGLFLVLAVASTASAQNRRSAVRQDERVARAQWQPVRSVQHSESIMAEPIPRGNALPEGEVVLESIQGEPIYEGYEGYPGDEVYHDSFSGHGACDAMGCSDQNCGQCRGGVSCGWRPCMTFCLPQDGWISLEYLLWWQDGMDLPPLVSSGSIANGGVPSRGADILFGGGEYLTENLNGGRLRAGIWLDACHTWALEGEYFSTGTLSTEFSRTGSGNDLIARPFYNTELGQDDAELVSYPGALTGRVDVQASTQLKGMGFAFRRLLACGDGCGDTFFCNLPQQYTHRLDGLIGYRWLELDDTLTITESLLDVTPDPSNTRGDTFNIVDSFRARSQFNGLDFGANYHRERGCWSLDLLAKLALGTTRQTVTINGSTISPDGVQRTGGLLTQTSNIGTYKRDRFSVAPELGAKLGYKLSKNLSATVGYSFIYWSNVARVGDQVDTDVNTNLLPPANGQGGVQRPGFAFVDSDYWVQGISFGGEYRW, encoded by the coding sequence GTGAATAGAAACAAACTTAACTGGATTTGCGGGCTGTTCCTCGTCCTAGCAGTGGCATCCACCGCTTCGGCTCAGAACCGCCGCTCCGCCGTTCGTCAGGACGAGCGAGTCGCTCGAGCTCAGTGGCAGCCAGTCCGCTCGGTTCAACATAGCGAATCGATCATGGCCGAACCGATTCCTCGTGGCAATGCTTTGCCAGAGGGTGAGGTCGTTCTTGAATCGATTCAAGGCGAGCCGATTTACGAGGGCTACGAAGGCTATCCTGGAGACGAGGTCTACCACGATTCGTTTTCGGGCCATGGTGCTTGCGACGCGATGGGATGCTCCGATCAAAACTGCGGGCAATGCCGCGGTGGCGTTTCCTGCGGATGGCGTCCTTGCATGACCTTCTGCCTGCCTCAGGACGGTTGGATTTCCCTGGAATACCTGCTCTGGTGGCAGGATGGAATGGACCTTCCGCCTCTGGTTAGCTCGGGGAGCATTGCCAATGGAGGCGTCCCTTCTCGGGGAGCCGACATCCTTTTTGGTGGCGGCGAATACCTGACAGAAAACCTAAATGGCGGACGTCTGCGAGCTGGGATCTGGCTTGACGCATGCCACACTTGGGCACTTGAGGGAGAGTACTTTTCGACAGGAACTCTGTCGACCGAATTCTCTCGCACCGGATCGGGAAACGACCTGATCGCCCGCCCATTCTACAATACTGAACTCGGACAGGATGATGCCGAACTGGTTTCATACCCAGGGGCTTTGACCGGCCGAGTCGACGTGCAAGCGAGTACGCAACTGAAGGGGATGGGATTCGCCTTTCGCCGCTTGCTAGCTTGTGGAGACGGGTGTGGGGACACGTTCTTCTGCAATCTGCCTCAACAATACACACACCGTTTGGACGGCCTGATCGGATACCGCTGGTTGGAATTGGATGACACGCTGACCATCACGGAATCGCTTCTTGATGTGACTCCGGATCCAAGCAACACCCGTGGCGACACCTTTAACATCGTCGATAGCTTCCGAGCCCGTTCGCAGTTCAACGGACTTGATTTCGGAGCCAACTATCACCGTGAGCGGGGTTGCTGGTCGCTTGATTTGCTGGCAAAGCTAGCTCTCGGAACGACTCGTCAGACCGTCACCATCAACGGTTCAACCATCTCACCCGATGGCGTGCAGCGAACCGGCGGATTGCTGACTCAGACTTCGAACATTGGAACTTACAAACGAGATCGCTTCTCGGTGGCTCCTGAACTGGGTGCCAAACTTGGATACAAGCTGAGCAAGAACTTGAGTGCAACCGTTGGCTACTCCTTCATCTACTGGTCGAATGTGGCACGTGTGGGCGACCAAGTGGATACGGACGTCAATACGAACTTGCTACCTCCGGCAAACGGCCAAGGTGGAGTTCAACGCCCAGGATTTGCCTTTGTCGATTCTGACTACTGGGTTCAGGGCATCAGTTTTGGCGGTGAATATCGCTGGTAG
- a CDS encoding transglutaminase-like domain-containing protein produces MNILHRLPSGPIVGTVVALCSILPLSAQGPDQPADGEAVSSLLSYESPQKQVWRVGFRLDTNGANLSNALATFPIPTDWPEQTVRLVDQQVGTQVTNWGPKDIDGGVRQVRALMAQVPAGSNCEILLTFEIERARIVGPSEAETAELQIPSRPSRSLKLALGNSPYINTTDTRIRNAAREVAAMEAANDWEKVENAYDWVREKVTYTEGNLKTASQALVDGTGDCEELTSLFIAICRNMKVPARMVWIPGHCYPEFYLEDKEGNGTWFPCQAAGTRQFGKMDEYRPVLQKGDRFRVPEHKTPQRYVSEFFTCNKRGGGDPDPNFVREIVE; encoded by the coding sequence ATGAATATTCTGCATCGTTTGCCCTCTGGACCGATTGTCGGCACTGTGGTCGCACTATGCTCGATCCTACCCCTCTCAGCTCAAGGTCCTGATCAGCCTGCCGACGGGGAAGCCGTTTCGTCGCTGCTAAGTTATGAAAGTCCACAGAAACAAGTCTGGCGTGTCGGTTTTCGCTTAGACACAAACGGCGCGAACCTATCCAACGCGCTGGCAACGTTTCCGATTCCGACCGATTGGCCCGAACAAACGGTTCGTCTGGTCGATCAACAAGTCGGGACTCAGGTCACTAACTGGGGCCCCAAAGATATCGATGGAGGAGTCCGCCAGGTTCGTGCTTTGATGGCTCAGGTTCCCGCGGGCTCCAACTGTGAAATCCTGCTTACCTTTGAAATCGAACGCGCCCGGATCGTCGGCCCCAGCGAAGCGGAAACCGCCGAACTGCAGATTCCATCTCGCCCCAGCCGCAGCCTAAAACTTGCCCTTGGCAACAGCCCCTACATCAACACAACGGACACGCGGATCCGGAACGCGGCCCGCGAAGTCGCCGCGATGGAAGCCGCAAACGATTGGGAGAAAGTGGAAAACGCCTACGACTGGGTCCGTGAAAAAGTCACGTACACCGAAGGGAATCTGAAAACGGCTTCCCAAGCGCTTGTCGATGGAACGGGCGACTGCGAAGAACTGACCAGCCTGTTCATTGCCATCTGCCGCAACATGAAAGTCCCGGCACGAATGGTCTGGATCCCAGGACACTGTTATCCCGAATTCTACTTAGAAGACAAAGAAGGGAACGGCACATGGTTCCCTTGCCAAGCCGCAGGAACCCGTCAATTTGGCAAGATGGATGAGTACCGTCCGGTCCTGCAAAAAGGGGATCGGTTCCGAGTCCCTGAACATAAAACGCCGCAGCGATATGTTTCCGAATTCTTCACATGCAACAAGCGTGGTGGAGGGGATCCCGATCCCAATTTCGTTCGCGAAATCGTCGAATAG
- a CDS encoding AAA family ATPase — translation MPQQAFETAKRLAHNVEKVVLGKADVVRSLVVTLLAGEHVLLEDVPGVGKTLAAKALAKSIEGKFTRLQFTPDLLPSDITGSMLYRTDTRDFEFVQGPVFANVLLADEINRAPPRTQSALLEAMSEGQVSVDGVTHTLPTPFIVVATQNPYEFEGTYSLPESQMDRFLMRSSIGYPIRQVEREVMRTHRMGEPVDQLQPVVSLSEVQEAQAAVRQVLFDDRLVDYLLDVVAGTRSTDIFRVGVSTRGALSFYRGCQARAVTAGRDHVIPDDIKEMAVPALSHRVIPEGIFQGASRQGVEEQMEQLVNSIPVPM, via the coding sequence ATGCCACAGCAAGCTTTCGAAACAGCGAAACGACTAGCCCACAATGTCGAAAAGGTCGTTTTAGGCAAAGCCGATGTCGTCCGCTCATTGGTGGTGACTTTATTGGCGGGCGAGCATGTGTTGCTAGAGGACGTTCCCGGAGTCGGGAAAACGTTGGCAGCCAAGGCGTTGGCCAAAAGCATTGAAGGGAAATTCACGCGGTTGCAATTTACGCCTGACCTGCTCCCCTCGGATATCACGGGCAGCATGTTGTACCGGACCGACACCCGCGATTTCGAATTTGTCCAAGGTCCCGTTTTCGCCAACGTGTTGTTAGCCGACGAAATCAATCGAGCTCCACCACGGACGCAGAGTGCGTTGTTGGAAGCGATGAGTGAGGGGCAGGTTTCTGTCGACGGAGTGACCCATACGCTCCCTACCCCCTTTATCGTTGTCGCGACGCAGAACCCTTATGAGTTCGAGGGGACGTACAGTTTGCCAGAAAGCCAAATGGACCGGTTCCTGATGCGCAGTTCGATCGGGTATCCGATTCGGCAGGTGGAACGCGAAGTGATGAGGACGCACCGGATGGGAGAACCCGTCGATCAGCTGCAGCCGGTTGTATCGCTGTCCGAAGTGCAGGAGGCGCAGGCCGCTGTCCGCCAGGTCCTATTTGATGATCGTTTGGTCGACTATCTGTTGGACGTGGTCGCGGGAACGCGGAGCACCGATATATTTCGAGTGGGGGTCAGTACCCGCGGTGCGCTTAGTTTCTATCGCGGGTGCCAAGCTCGAGCGGTCACCGCAGGGCGTGACCATGTGATTCCCGATGACATTAAAGAGATGGCCGTCCCTGCTCTCTCCCATCGCGTGATCCCTGAAGGAATTTTTCAGGGAGCAAGTCGCCAAGGGGTGGAAGAGCAGATGGAACAATTGGTGAATTCAATTCCGGTGCCGATGTAA
- a CDS encoding SDR family NAD(P)-dependent oxidoreductase produces MGCLDGKKALVTGASRGIGRGIVEALALAGADVVVNYRSHPEEAEEVCEFCRSQGVQATAIAADMGDTDQAEQLVEKAVEAMGGLDIVVSNAVYSDRQLFCEADLDGFRKTIDVSMWGAFHLVRKAALVMREAKTKGNIVTISSPHAHLAIPGAMAYNMAKAAIDQMARTAAVELAHLGIRVNIIHPGWTDTPGERKFFSEETLKERGAELPLGRLGKPREIGNGVVFLVNPENPYITGSTLTIDGGIQLPWREMYRTTETGSGDV; encoded by the coding sequence ATGGGATGTTTGGACGGAAAAAAAGCACTGGTAACCGGTGCGTCCCGTGGGATTGGACGTGGAATCGTCGAGGCTCTTGCTTTGGCGGGTGCCGATGTTGTGGTGAATTATCGTAGCCACCCCGAAGAAGCCGAGGAAGTTTGCGAATTTTGCCGCAGCCAAGGCGTTCAAGCGACGGCGATCGCGGCCGACATGGGAGACACCGATCAGGCGGAACAACTGGTCGAAAAAGCTGTCGAGGCGATGGGCGGGCTGGATATCGTCGTTTCCAACGCGGTCTATAGTGATCGTCAATTGTTTTGTGAAGCCGATTTGGATGGCTTCCGGAAAACGATCGATGTCAGCATGTGGGGCGCTTTTCATCTGGTGCGGAAAGCAGCACTGGTCATGCGGGAAGCGAAAACCAAAGGGAATATTGTCACTATCAGTAGCCCTCACGCCCATTTGGCGATTCCTGGAGCGATGGCATACAACATGGCCAAAGCGGCGATCGACCAAATGGCCAGAACCGCCGCCGTCGAATTGGCTCATCTAGGTATCCGGGTCAACATTATCCATCCCGGTTGGACCGACACCCCGGGGGAACGCAAGTTCTTCTCCGAAGAGACGCTCAAAGAACGGGGCGCTGAATTGCCTCTCGGTCGGCTGGGAAAACCTCGAGAGATCGGCAATGGCGTTGTTTTCTTGGTGAATCCCGAGAACCCCTACATTACCGGTAGCACGCTAACGATCGACGGAGGCATTCAGTTGCCTTGGCGAGAAATGTACCGGACCACCGAAACGGGATCCGGAGACGTTTAG
- a CDS encoding outer membrane protein assembly factor BamB family protein, with product MPVSLHPFRFFLASGILATALLSISDRSATAEELMSPAAAGRVGMVEAWRRQLSLVGGAQSAVDIQLYVDGSRKRTFIEVSRESDGQTEVLNRIDVNQLDSLGKPIGLKEAQRLASLQVMRWKRRGIAATAKENEIHQVRVYTLGKDGTVEARDAETGELIWLSRNGDPMLPNGSLGINDEFVTFTNGSILYQLSAESGKTVREVRLAGTPLLGSELVGNYALVPTTSGGIEGFPMFETLDPPFVEMVAGRATNEPTPAPNSTRCAWPTDQDFVYVMETEGEPSVLFRFPTDGVVSARVAATVDDRFFFGTEHGHVYGIQATRSGDVLWRLSIGQPIYSPVFTAGDRLFLASAYKNLFSIETATGALQWASPVSQIDQVVSASENNIYARTSGYRLAVIDAQSGSRTSDLSNISMNHIVVNRLTDRLYLLSGSGMLQCLRPVNASLPQLRVIPAPPVKVEDKDTDTPKKPEPPKGNDPFAPAGGADPFAPAGGADPFAPAGGVDPFAPAGGVDPFAPANAGNDPFAAP from the coding sequence ATGCCAGTTTCTCTTCACCCTTTCCGCTTTTTCTTGGCGTCTGGGATCCTCGCGACCGCTTTGCTCAGCATTTCGGATCGGTCTGCGACTGCTGAAGAATTGATGTCCCCGGCAGCCGCCGGACGCGTCGGCATGGTCGAAGCTTGGCGGCGGCAACTGAGTCTGGTCGGCGGTGCCCAGTCGGCTGTCGATATTCAGCTGTACGTCGACGGGTCGCGAAAACGAACCTTTATTGAAGTTAGCCGTGAATCGGATGGTCAGACGGAGGTCTTAAATCGGATCGACGTCAACCAACTGGATTCTCTGGGAAAACCGATCGGGCTGAAAGAAGCCCAACGACTTGCCAGTCTGCAGGTCATGCGTTGGAAGCGGCGAGGCATCGCGGCGACCGCCAAGGAAAACGAAATCCACCAAGTTCGTGTCTACACCCTCGGTAAAGACGGCACGGTCGAAGCCCGAGACGCCGAAACCGGTGAACTGATCTGGTTGTCGCGTAACGGAGACCCGATGCTGCCCAACGGATCTTTAGGAATCAACGACGAATTCGTCACCTTCACCAACGGTTCGATTCTCTACCAGCTGTCGGCCGAATCAGGCAAAACGGTCCGCGAAGTCCGACTGGCAGGAACCCCGCTGCTCGGTTCCGAATTGGTAGGGAATTACGCCCTGGTCCCAACAACCTCCGGAGGCATTGAAGGGTTCCCGATGTTCGAAACCCTCGACCCACCGTTTGTTGAAATGGTCGCGGGACGAGCAACAAACGAACCGACCCCGGCCCCCAATTCAACCCGTTGTGCATGGCCGACCGACCAAGATTTCGTGTATGTGATGGAAACCGAAGGCGAACCGTCGGTCCTGTTCCGTTTTCCGACCGACGGAGTTGTCTCCGCGCGAGTCGCTGCGACGGTCGACGATCGATTCTTTTTCGGGACCGAACATGGACACGTCTACGGAATCCAGGCGACTCGATCGGGTGACGTCCTGTGGCGTTTAAGTATCGGACAGCCCATCTACTCACCAGTCTTCACGGCAGGCGATCGGCTGTTCCTGGCCAGCGCTTATAAAAACCTGTTTAGCATCGAAACCGCCACCGGCGCGCTCCAGTGGGCCAGCCCCGTTTCTCAGATCGATCAAGTGGTCAGCGCTTCGGAAAACAACATCTATGCTCGGACCAGCGGTTACCGGTTAGCGGTGATCGATGCTCAATCGGGCAGCCGAACCAGTGACCTTTCCAACATCTCCATGAACCATATCGTCGTCAATCGTCTAACCGATCGGTTGTACTTACTAAGCGGAAGTGGCATGCTACAGTGTCTGCGACCCGTCAACGCCTCTTTGCCGCAACTGAGGGTAATTCCTGCCCCGCCGGTAAAAGTCGAAGACAAGGACACAGATACCCCGAAAAAACCTGAACCCCCAAAAGGGAACGACCCATTTGCACCTGCTGGCGGAGCGGACCCATTTGCTCCAGCCGGTGGAGCCGATCCGTTTGCACCTGCGGGCGGAGTCGATCCGTTCGCCCCCGCAGGCGGAGTCGATCCATTTGCTCCTGCGAATGCTGGCAACGATCCCTTTGCCGCCCCTTAA
- a CDS encoding COG1361 S-layer family protein: MVFSQLFNFRRSQARPKTGQRRRLKLERLANRELLAADIGVITGTVYTDLANNDSIDSIVNTSGATVNDPTLDNVVVRLYNDNDGNGILDTGAGDTLEGTFTTGADGVFRFDNLSAGDYLLDQDPVAGLISPAAAVPVVVVDADGQTLVSIDDFTTGAQSLTVASSADPDATDSASGANILGGERDLKLINQVGADSATLSISAQLNYATELGVVAQAVVQYDGVDGSENLDATGLGSVSLDQAEQGAGVVLGAFADLAGGEVNVVIYTDANNASEATISIPVSAVIEEIFVPFDTFTTLGGATGPADFSDVGAIEAIIQGVASMDSRVSVIKSLAPVEVEQNLVNFDPVSVGGTVFRDTDNDGMKGGSEPGIVGVDINLYQDTDNSGDLDTNVDTFIGTTVTIAGGNYVFTDLVPGEYLIQIPASEFTAGQPLFGSVASTGLNPVPDPDDDVDSDNNGSDVDGLGIVSSAITLVSLGEPIDDGDVDPNTNLTVDFGVVAETDLAIEKELMTQGPTAGEEAVFRITVRNNGDSVANNVEILDAIPAGLTYNRVENVTAGVNVSVSGTTVTATVASMAINEEVTFDIVVDIPSSTTGTAIINEATVTSDELESDTSNNSDTATVPIAIVTDLRLEKSASLATVASGGALTYTLTVTNDGPSDATGVVVTDTLPGDVTFNAGSVNGNAALVSEAGGVVTATVGNIASGASQTITIVVDVASNAGATLTNTATVTNSPDTDDNTANDTDSVDVAVERQVDVEITKTVSASPLAGGTATFTFVVENKGPGDARGITVTDTLASEFTFSSLNAGTSGATLTSVAGSPDLEFALGTIAANGTATFTIDVLIDASVTSGASISNTAVVDTTDTDTDPDNNTSTIPVVVTRQVDLHVEKDDNVTNGIPGQPIQYTITVTNNGVSDASGVQIVDTLPAELTVTAIDADGANFVNANGVITFNIGDLAVDGSRTVTITGTIDDSATGDLTNDVTVDSTEPDADTIDNSDQVVTPLTPEFDLLLTKTGPATITPGQDLTYTIVVSNTNGPSDATGVTVVDTLPAGTTFVSGLVNGVAPTVNGDQITFDFGTVAANGARTATLTVRTDAASTGTLTNTAVATADPGETNADNNTDDAVTTLVPDVDLTVAKTVSDTTAEVGDSLTYTIVVSNLGGSTATGVEATDTLPGNFVFTSGTGPNGADLSVNGNEVDVTIGTLAAGATATFTITGTISANASGVLTNSVTVETPLTETSTTNNSATATTTIDNLGASISGAVFEDLDGDKIQDDDELGIPNVRITLTGTDVLGNPVTEVTTTNAQGKYSFENLRAGTYQVTETQPTDRTDGGQVLGTVNSNTTGTIPEVDVFELSLGPNEQAIDFIFAEGEQIASKRRYLSSAMLPNLFGI; encoded by the coding sequence ATGGTATTCAGTCAATTGTTCAATTTTCGTCGCTCGCAAGCTCGTCCTAAAACGGGGCAGCGTCGACGCCTAAAGCTAGAACGTCTGGCCAATCGTGAATTGCTAGCCGCTGACATCGGCGTCATCACAGGCACCGTCTACACCGACTTGGCAAACAATGATTCGATCGATTCGATCGTCAATACCAGCGGAGCGACGGTCAACGATCCTACTCTCGATAATGTTGTTGTGCGGTTGTACAACGACAACGACGGCAACGGGATCCTTGATACCGGAGCCGGAGACACTCTGGAAGGAACTTTCACGACAGGGGCCGATGGCGTCTTCCGGTTTGATAATCTTTCCGCTGGCGATTACTTGCTGGATCAGGATCCTGTCGCTGGCTTGATCTCTCCTGCTGCAGCCGTCCCTGTGGTTGTGGTCGATGCCGATGGCCAGACCCTGGTATCGATCGATGATTTCACTACGGGAGCCCAATCTTTAACGGTTGCCAGCAGTGCGGATCCCGATGCCACCGATTCAGCTTCGGGTGCCAATATCTTGGGGGGGGAACGCGATCTTAAACTGATCAATCAGGTGGGCGCTGATTCGGCAACCTTAAGCATTAGTGCACAGTTGAATTATGCAACCGAACTGGGCGTCGTTGCCCAGGCGGTCGTGCAGTATGACGGCGTGGACGGCTCGGAGAACTTGGACGCTACTGGGCTTGGCAGCGTGTCGCTTGACCAGGCCGAACAGGGGGCCGGAGTGGTTCTCGGAGCGTTCGCGGACTTGGCGGGTGGCGAAGTAAACGTCGTTATCTATACCGACGCGAACAATGCGTCGGAAGCGACGATTTCGATTCCGGTAAGTGCCGTAATTGAAGAAATCTTCGTCCCCTTCGACACGTTTACCACGCTTGGTGGGGCTACGGGACCTGCTGATTTCTCGGATGTCGGAGCTATCGAAGCGATCATCCAAGGAGTCGCTTCGATGGATTCGCGAGTCAGTGTGATCAAATCACTGGCGCCTGTTGAAGTGGAACAGAACCTGGTTAATTTTGATCCGGTATCGGTCGGCGGAACGGTCTTCCGCGATACCGATAACGACGGCATGAAAGGCGGATCCGAGCCTGGGATTGTTGGCGTCGATATCAACCTTTATCAGGACACCGACAACAGCGGAGACCTGGACACAAACGTCGATACGTTTATCGGGACGACCGTAACGATTGCTGGTGGGAACTATGTTTTCACGGATCTCGTTCCGGGCGAATATCTGATTCAGATTCCGGCTTCCGAATTTACCGCCGGACAACCACTGTTCGGTAGCGTCGCAAGTACCGGATTGAACCCGGTTCCCGATCCAGATGACGACGTCGATAGCGACAACAATGGATCGGACGTCGACGGTTTGGGGATCGTCTCTTCCGCCATTACATTGGTTTCCCTTGGGGAACCGATCGATGATGGGGACGTCGATCCGAATACGAACCTGACCGTTGATTTCGGAGTCGTTGCAGAAACCGACCTCGCGATCGAGAAGGAGCTTATGACCCAAGGCCCAACCGCCGGTGAAGAAGCTGTTTTCCGCATCACGGTCCGCAATAACGGTGACTCGGTTGCTAATAACGTTGAAATCCTTGATGCCATCCCAGCCGGTTTGACCTACAACCGCGTTGAGAATGTGACGGCAGGCGTCAACGTTTCGGTTTCTGGAACCACGGTGACGGCAACCGTTGCATCGATGGCGATCAATGAAGAGGTCACCTTTGACATTGTTGTCGATATTCCTTCTTCGACGACCGGTACAGCGATTATCAATGAAGCGACCGTGACTTCGGACGAACTGGAATCCGACACGTCGAATAACTCGGACACGGCCACCGTCCCGATTGCGATTGTTACCGATTTGCGACTAGAGAAATCAGCTAGTTTGGCAACGGTCGCAAGTGGCGGTGCGTTGACTTACACATTGACTGTGACCAATGACGGGCCCAGCGATGCGACCGGAGTTGTGGTCACCGATACGCTCCCTGGAGACGTCACCTTTAACGCTGGAAGTGTCAACGGAAACGCGGCACTTGTGTCCGAAGCGGGCGGCGTTGTGACCGCAACGGTTGGTAATATTGCCAGCGGTGCTTCGCAAACCATCACCATTGTTGTCGATGTTGCCAGCAACGCCGGAGCAACGTTAACCAACACGGCAACCGTTACGAATTCTCCGGACACCGATGACAACACCGCAAACGATACCGATTCCGTCGATGTGGCTGTTGAACGCCAAGTCGATGTTGAAATCACCAAGACGGTAAGTGCTTCGCCGTTGGCCGGTGGAACCGCAACCTTCACGTTTGTCGTCGAAAACAAAGGCCCTGGAGACGCTCGCGGGATCACGGTTACCGATACATTGGCGAGTGAGTTTACTTTCAGCTCGCTGAACGCCGGGACAAGCGGCGCAACGCTCACGTCGGTCGCAGGTTCACCCGATCTAGAGTTTGCTTTGGGAACGATTGCTGCCAACGGTACGGCAACGTTCACGATCGATGTATTAATCGACGCGTCGGTTACCAGCGGTGCCTCGATCTCCAATACTGCGGTAGTCGATACCACCGACACCGATACGGATCCCGACAATAACACTTCGACCATCCCTGTTGTTGTGACAAGGCAGGTCGATCTGCATGTTGAAAAAGACGACAACGTTACCAACGGGATTCCCGGGCAACCGATTCAGTACACGATCACCGTAACGAATAATGGCGTTAGCGATGCAAGTGGCGTTCAAATCGTTGACACTCTGCCAGCGGAATTGACCGTTACGGCCATCGACGCGGATGGGGCGAACTTTGTCAATGCAAACGGCGTGATCACGTTCAATATTGGTGATCTAGCGGTTGACGGCAGTCGAACGGTCACCATTACGGGTACCATCGATGATTCGGCGACCGGTGATCTAACCAATGATGTGACGGTTGACAGCACCGAACCGGACGCGGATACAATTGACAATTCAGATCAGGTTGTGACTCCGCTGACTCCGGAGTTTGACTTGCTGCTGACCAAAACCGGCCCCGCAACGATCACCCCGGGTCAAGACTTGACCTACACGATTGTGGTTTCCAACACGAACGGACCGAGTGACGCGACGGGAGTCACTGTTGTTGACACGTTGCCGGCCGGAACCACGTTCGTCAGCGGACTGGTCAATGGGGTGGCTCCGACCGTCAACGGAGATCAGATCACATTCGATTTTGGAACCGTTGCCGCCAATGGGGCCCGTACCGCTACGTTGACGGTCCGCACCGATGCTGCTTCAACGGGAACCCTGACCAATACGGCTGTCGCGACGGCCGATCCCGGTGAAACCAACGCGGATAATAATACCGATGATGCGGTGACGACACTGGTTCCCGATGTCGACCTGACGGTTGCCAAAACCGTGTCGGATACCACTGCGGAAGTTGGCGACAGTTTGACCTACACGATCGTCGTTTCCAATCTGGGTGGTTCGACAGCGACCGGAGTGGAAGCGACTGACACATTGCCAGGCAATTTTGTCTTCACCAGTGGAACGGGACCCAACGGTGCCGACCTTTCGGTTAACGGTAACGAAGTCGATGTGACGATCGGCACGCTTGCCGCGGGGGCGACGGCGACTTTCACCATTACGGGAACGATTTCGGCGAACGCTTCCGGAGTTTTGACGAACTCGGTCACCGTTGAAACGCCGCTGACCGAAACCAGCACTACCAATAACTCGGCGACTGCGACCACCACGATCGACAACCTCGGAGCTTCGATCAGCGGGGCTGTCTTTGAGGACCTGGATGGTGACAAGATTCAAGATGACGACGAATTGGGAATCCCGAATGTGCGAATCACGCTGACGGGTACCGATGTGCTTGGCAACCCGGTCACGGAAGTGACCACGACCAATGCACAAGGCAAATATTCGTTCGAAAACCTACGGGCCGGAACCTACCAGGTGACTGAAACCCAACCGACGGACCGCACGGATGGAGGTCAGGTACTGGGTACGGTCAACTCAAATACCACGGGGACGATCCCAGAAGTTGATGTTTTCGAGTTGAGTCTTGGACCGAATGAACAAGCGATTGACTTTATCTTCGCAGAAGGCGAGCAGATCGCCTCCAAGCGACGCTACTTGTCATCGGCAATGTTGCCAAACCTGTTTGGCATATAA